In Daphnia magna isolate NIES linkage group LG5, ASM2063170v1.1, whole genome shotgun sequence, a single genomic region encodes these proteins:
- the LOC116923305 gene encoding melanopsin codes for MDFIGDEQLWPREEGGLTDDDSFANGSSGIVSQLLMPVWAYQLAAVYLIFISIMGLITNIIVVVVILNDPQKMTPLNWMLLNLACSDGTIAGFGTTVSTAAALQFGWPFGQELCVAYAMIMSTAGIGSITTLTALALWRCQLVVYCPAKRGSAFANNNSNGGRLGHCRAVLLLAIIWTYSLAVTCPPLFGWGRYDREASHISCSVNWESKMDNNRSYILYMFAFGLFVPLVVIVASYVSILRVVKKTGKFRNTTLATLKQKQQNDQQTTADLQEVKHQSNVNNNQRRKSSKSSNSDAAEKRVTIMVACMVGAFMTAWTPYSILALFETFIGGPNNSHNNVSSFREDDNENVVYFVSGVSPGFATIPSLFAKTSAVLNPLIYGLLNTQFRSAWEKFSLRFLSRHRHLRQFSQEMMGVSLNATSRRLRQLLDFSYTMKPSLTVNLPMAEIVPILNNESHPEPQYKSTSFRIVGDAQPSTQILPQRQPAIKQDHRTEVRSRSNSLDDRGITKESSQSVPRNPIQHEQPVKLVVVRLLSDSTSCCYTTDETSLDASSCPVGHSPFKNRFNKGKNNQPQQV; via the exons ATGGATTTTATCGGTGATGAGCAATTATGGCCAAGGGAAGAAGGCGGTTTAACGGACGATGATTCATTTGCGAATGGATCGTCCGGCATCGTGTCACAATTACTGATGCCCGTCTGGGCGTATCAATTAGCAGCCGTCTATCTCATCTTCATCAGCATCATGGGTTTGATAACCAACATCATCGTCGTCGTGGTCATTCTTAATGATCCACAg AAAATGACCCCCCTCAACTGGATGCTGCTCAATTTGGCCTGTTCCGATGGAACTATCGCAGGATTTGG TACAACCGTATCGACAGCTGCTGCTTTGCAATTCGGATGGCCTTTCGGGCAAGAGTTGTGCGTCGCCTATGCAATGATCATGTCCACGGCAG GAATAGGATCGATAACAACTTTAACAGCTTTGGCCTTGTGGCGATGTCAGTTGGTTGTCTACTGCCCGGCAAAACGGGGCAGCGCTTttgccaacaacaacagcaacggTGGAAGACTGGGACATTGTCGGGCCGTCCTTTTACTGGCCATTATCTGGACGTACTCGTTAGCTGTGACTTGCCCGCCGCTTTTCGGATGGGGACGATACGACAGGGAAGCCTCCCACATCAG CTGCTCGGTGAATTGGGAGTCTAAAATGGACAACAATAGATCGTACATCTTGTACATGTTTGCCTTTGGATTGTTCGTCCCTTTGGTTGTTATAGTCGCCTCTTACGTCAGCATCTTACGCGTCGTTAAAAAG ACGGGCAAATTTAGGAACACTACGTTGGCTACGCTgaaacagaaacaacaaaacgaTCAGCAAACAACGGCCGACTTGCAAGAAGTGAAGCACCAATCGAATGTCAACAACAATCAACGACGCAAAAGTTCCAAGAGTAGCAATAGCGATGCGGCTGAGAAACGAGTCACCATCATGGTGGCCTGTATGGTGGGCGCGTTTATGACGGCCTGGACGCCCTATTCCATTTTGGCTCTTTTCGAAACATTTATCGGCGGTCCTAATAACTCGCACAACAACGTGTCTTCATTTCGAGAGGACGACAATGAAAATGTTGTTTATTTTGTCAGTGGAGTTTCACCTGGATTCGCCACCATTCCATCGCTTTTTGCTAAAACGTCAGCCGTCCTCAATCCACTGATTTACGGACTGCTCAACACTCAG TTTCGGTCGGCCTGGGAGAAATTTTCCCTTCGATTTCTAAGTCGACATCGACATCTCCGTCAGTTTAGTCAGGAAATGATGGGCGTGTCTTTGAATGCAACCAGTCGTCGTCTACGACAATTGCTAGATTTCAGTTACACTATGAAACCTTCGTTAACTGTCAACTTGCCCATGGCAGAAATCGTTCCCATCCTCAACAACGAATCGCATCCAGAACCGCAATACAAATCGACTTCTTTCAGGATCGTAGGTGATGCCCAGCCCAGTACTCAGATTCTACCCCAACGTCAACCGGCTATCAAACAGGATCATAGAACGGAAGTTCGGTCAAGAAGCAATTCTTTGGACGATCGGGGAATCACAAAAGAATCTTCCCAAAGTGTTCCACGCAATCCTATACAACACGAGCAGCCCGTTAAATTGGTGGTCGTTCGTTTACTGTCTGATTCGACGAGCTGTTGCTACACGACGGACGAAACGTCTCTTGATGCCAGTAGTTGCCCTGTCGGGCATTCTCCATTCAAAAATCGATTCAACAAAGGCAAAAACAATCAACCCCAGCAAGTGTAA